One Aquila chrysaetos chrysaetos chromosome 22, bAquChr1.4, whole genome shotgun sequence genomic window carries:
- the LOC115334458 gene encoding uncharacterized protein LOC115334458: MATGRAAPPLPLCCRRYGRPERGAGRASASPSGRRALARSCARSWGDPRPLAAGGHRRSGAGARLVPVRAGGAGGPVGAAPPPSPRPKSELFSGSRFSPHPAPPRTCRNTEVRNLQHHPVTSGNLSSNLRLRAIGSGQISPFMKMLYSRHQRMSFSENHKYFCQNTDLKEQVRKSRKSGIRMNTYNRWFFFHYGLKLLLFALMFKSITKLIYLLKSV; the protein is encoded by the exons ATGGCGACaggccgggccgcgccgccctTACCCCTCTGCTGCCGCCGCTACGGTCGCCCGGAAAGAGGAGCGGGACGCGCTTCCGCTTCCCCAAGCGGCCGCCGGGCTCTCGCGAGATCCTGCGCGAGGAGCTGGGGCGACCcgcgccccctggcggccgGCGGCCACAGGCGCAGCGGGGCGGGCGCTCGCCTGGTGCCCGTCAGGGCGGGCGGCGCCGGCGGGCCTGTGggcgcggccccccccccctcaccgcGCCCGAAGTCAGAGCTGTTTAGCGGCAGCCGCTTCTCTCCACATCCAGCCCCTCCGCGAACGTGCAGGAACACAGA AGTAAGAAACCTTCAGCACCATCCTGTCACTTCTGGAAATCTGAGTTCCAACCTGCGCTTGAGGGCCATTGGAAGCGGGCAGATCTCTCCCTTCATGAAGATGTTGTACAGCAGGCACCAAC GGATGTCTTTCTCGGAAAACCACAAATACTTCTGTCAAAATACTGACTTGAAAGAGCAagtcaggaaaagcagaaagtcaGGAATACGGATGAACACCTACAATCGATGGTTTTTCTTCCACTATGGCTTGAAATTATTGTTGTTTGCACTGATGTTTAAAAGCATAACTAAGCTCATTTATCTTCtcaaaagtgtttga
- the RPL26L1 gene encoding 60S ribosomal protein L26-like 1, with product MKFNPFVTSDRSKNRKRHFNAPSHIRRKIMSSPLSKELRQKYNVRSMPIRKDDEVQVVRGHYKGQQIGKVVQVYRKKYVIYIERVQREKANGTTVHVGIHPSKVVITRLKLDKDRKKILERKAKSRQVGKEKGKYKEETIEKMQE from the exons ATGAAGTTCAATCCATTTGTGACCTCAGACCGCAGCAAGAACCGTAAACGACATTTCAATGCGCCTTCTCACATTCgaagaaaaataatgtcctCCCCGCTCTCCAAGGAGTTGCGGCAGAAATACAATGTCCGCTCTATGCCCATCCGAAAGGATGATGAAGTCCAG GTTGTCCGGGGACACTACAAAGGACAGCAGATCGGCAAGGTGGTCCAggtgtacagaaaaaaatacgtCATCTACATTGAACGTGTTCAGCGTGAGAAGGCTAATGGCACAACTGTCCACGTGGGGATCCATCCCAGCAAG GTGGTGATCACTAGGCTAAAACTGGACAAAGATCGCAAAAAGATCTTGGAGCGTAAAGCAAAATCTCGCCAGGTTGGCAAGGAGAAGGGCaaatacaaggaagaaacaATCGAAAAGATGCAAGAATAG